In one Lolium rigidum isolate FL_2022 chromosome 3, APGP_CSIRO_Lrig_0.1, whole genome shotgun sequence genomic region, the following are encoded:
- the LOC124702980 gene encoding LOW QUALITY PROTEIN: eukaryotic translation initiation factor 3 subunit I-like (The sequence of the model RefSeq protein was modified relative to this genomic sequence to represent the inferred CDS: deleted 1 base in 1 codon), with product MRPILMKGHERPLTFLKYNRDGDLLFSCAKDHTPTVWFADNGDRLGTYRGHNGAVWSCDVSRHSTRLITGSADQTAKLWDVKTGRELFTFRFDAPARSVDFAIGDHLAVITTDSFMGNMPTAQVKRIADDLQDQTDESALVISGITGRINRAVWGPGNRTIITAGEDATIRIWDSETGKLLKESGKEEGHQKAISSLSKSADWSHFLTGSLDKSAKLWDARTLTLIKTYVTERPVNAVDISPTLDHVVIGGGQDAMNVTMTDRRAGKFEAKFFHKILEEEIGGVKGHFGPINALAFNPDGRSFSSGGEDGYVRLHHFDPEYFNIKM from the exons ATGAGGCCGATTCTCATGAAGGGGCACGAGCGCCCGCTCACGTTCCTCAAGTACAACCGGGACGGCGACCTGCTCTTCTCCTGCGCCAAGGACCACACCCCCACCGTCTGGTTCGCCGACAACGGCGACCGCCTCGGCACCTACCGCGGCCACAACGGCGCCGTATGGTCCTGCGACGTCTCCCGCCACTCCACGCGCCTCATCACCGGCAGCGCCGACCAGACCGCCAAGCTCTGGGACGTCAAGACCGGGAGGGAGCTCTTCACCTTCAGGTTCGACGCCCCCGCGCGCTCCGTCGACTTCGCCATCGGCGACCACCTCGCCGTCATCACCACCGACAGCTTCATGGGGAACATGCCCACCGCGCAGGTCAAGCGAATCGCCGACGACCTGCAAGACC AGACGGATGAGTCCGCACTCGTGATCTCTGGTATCACCGGGAGGATTAACAGGGCCGTGTGGGGACCGGGGAACCGGACAATCATCACCGCTGGTGAGGATGCAACCATTCGCATCTGGGACTCTGAG ACCGGAAAACTGCTGAAGGAGTCAGGCAAGGAGGAGGGACATCAGAAAGCAATTAGTTCACTGTCAAAGTCTGCAGATTGGTCTCATTTccttacaggttccttggataaaTCTGCTAAG CTATGGGATGCAAGAACACTGACCCTGATAAAGACATACGTCACGGAGCGACCGGTTAATGCTGTCGACATATCTCCTACCCTTGACCAT GTGGTTATTGGAGGTGGGCAAGATGCTATGAACGTGACTATGACAGACCGCCGTGCA GGCAAATTTGAGGCTAAATTTTTCCACAAG ATTTTAGAAGAAGAAATTGGTGGTGTTAAAGGGCATTTTGGACCAATCAATGCATTGGCATTTAATCCTGATGGTCGGAG CTTTTCGAGTGGTGGTGAGGATGGGTATGTAAGGCTGCACCATTTTGATCCTGAGTACTTCAACATCAAGATGTGA